The nucleotide window TGAGATGATGAAGCATTAAGGGTCACTGACCCTATATAATCATGACCATTACTTCATAAATAAGCTGAGGACCGATTTTGGTCTTCAGCTTATTTTAGATTTGTAGAATATTTTTTGTACCTGGCCCAGAAGTTCGATTACCTATGTCACAACTCAATTATGGGGTTGCCTTACACTTATGAAAGAAGCAACTGGTCTCCCAGCCGCTTCTTCCCTATCCATTCATTTCGTTCGTTGTCGGTCGTTGATGATATACCCCACTCCGGACACGCTTTCGAACCGTTACAAACAATCCAATCGCAACGAGTGCCTCCGCTACTGGAACAGACAACCACACACCAGAAATGCCGAACCCTTTAGGCAGAATCCAAAGGAAGAAAAGCATGAGGATAAAGCTTCTTAGCACAATGATGAAGATAGATGGTCGAATCTGGCCAATCGATTGGAAATACGTCATATAAATAAAGTTAAAGCCCATGAACAGATAGGCGATAAAGAAAAGACGAATCCCTTGTATCGCTAGGTCTTTAATTGCTTGTGACTCGAGTCCAAATAACGTAATCAGAAGCGGTGCAGCCAACAGACCGATTGCAAAGAGGCTGACACCTAGGATGAGTGCTGCCCGTTCACCAATCTCAACGCTTCGTTTAATTCGATCGCTTTGCCGAGCGCCGTAATAGAAGCTAATCATTGGTTGTAAGGCAGATTCAATGCCAAAGAAAGATAAGAACATAAACCCATGCAAGTAGTTAATGACAGAAAAGGCAGCCACACCTTCTGTTCCAGCTAATCCTACTACAGCAAGGTTGTATCCGGTCACAAAGACAAGCATTCCCATTTCTGCAAGGTAACTTGGGAAGCCAATTGAGAAAATACTGCGTAACGACTTCCACGACCAGCGAAACGCGAACGCCCTTAACTTTGTCCCCTTCTTCATGAAGTGCGTCAGGATTACAAGTAGACCAATCCCTTCGGCAATCACAGTCCCAATTGCGGCACCCTTCACACCAAGTTCAAGAACGAATATCATGTAGTAGTTTAACCCAATATTTGAAACCGCCGTTACAGCAAGAGAAATCATAGATAGCCTCGGACTTCCATCGTTCCGAACGAAGATACTAATCAACTGCTGCAAAGCCATCAGCCAACCAAATAGGAACATAATGGCTAAATAATCAATTACGTAAGGGAGCGTATCTTCATTTGCCCCTAATATACCCGCAATTTCCCCCACATTGAAGTACCCGACCCCACCAATTAGTAGTACGAGCACAACGGTAGTGAACACGGACAAGGAAAAGACACTCCTCGCTTCCGTATCTGCTCCTGAACCTACGTGCATGGAATAGAGCGTACCCCCACCGATTCCAATCCATAGCGAGATCGATAGGAGCAAGGAGAAGACAGGCATCGCAAGGTTCACACTCCCGAGCGCTACAGAGCCAACTCCGTTACCAACGAAAATCCCATCAATTAAGATGTTCACTGACATAAGCATTAGTCCGAATAATGAAGGGATAAAGTAGTGGAAAAACACGCGACGAACGGGTTGATTTCTTAATAGATCGTGTGTCTCATTCATGATGGATGGCCTCCTAAATAACTTGATAAGGCTAAGTGTAAACCTTCAAGCTACTTGAAGGTCAATACCATTTAGCGAGAAATCCGAACCGCTATAACCGTTACATAGTCCTCTGGGTCTAGAACAATTGAGTCGTCCAACATCGCGATTTCAATCAGCGGTCCAATCCGCTCATAAGCTTCTCTTTCCAGTTCATGCAGTAACGTATCATAGCCTTCTTTAATGGATGCATAAGAACCTTTATAAGGGTAACAGGCATACCACCCTTCTTCTAAATACGCCTGCTCCTCCTTCCACGCTTCTCCATGGTGTAGTTCGAACACACCCTTATACTTCAAGCGCGTCCGTCCATCCAAGCTGGCCTCATCAACCATCGTTCCAATATCACCAGAGAAAAAGCCGTTGTATTCCATGGATGGGGACGACAACTGCTCCATCTCCTGCACGTACAAATCTCCAAGTTCATCAATCAAGTCAATGGGCTCATTATAGTATAGAAAGGTAATAGGACGTCTCGGATAGTACTTGATGAATAGGCCAGGCTCTTCAACTAGCTCCAATCCCTCATCTATAGTTGAGAGTTTCCCCTCAATTTTCATGGCCACCCGCTTCATCCGCTGGATTTCCTCCTGCACTTCTTGAAGCTTCTTCTCCAATAACACCTTTGTATTTTGAGGAGTGCGTTGATCCAACTGCGCTTTTATATCTTTCAACGTGAAGCCGTTCTTACGTAGAAAGATAATCGTATCGAGCACCACGAACTGATCAACCGAGTAGTACCGGTATTGATTCTCAGGGTCTGTTTCTGACGGCTGAAAGAGACCGATTTCATCGTAATACCTAAGCGTCGATTGTGGAATCATGAATAACTTTGAGACTTCTCCCACTTTAAACTGCCGTTTCATTCTCTTCACTCCTTATATGTACGTTCTAAAGGAATTCTGCGTCGTTCCATTCTGCATGTCGTACACCTAGCTGCTCAAACGGGAGGTCCTCTTCGCTCATTTGCACAAATGCAACCAGTTTCACTTGCTCTAACAACAATTCCCAAGCCGCGGCTTGAATGGTATCCAGTATGGCATGAGCAACGGGAGGGAATTGTTCCGCAAATCGATCATAATGCGTAAACACCAACAGGATTCCCCCTCCTTCAGCTTCTAGTTCAGTCAAGCAATCATGCAGTGCATGTAGGTTGTTGCCATAATAGTCCGGGAAATGAAGGGTAGTGGCTAAATCTCTATGGTAGTTACACTCATCCCAAAGCCTACAGTCAAACGTGTAGACAGTAAATCCCTCATTCATAAGTTCTTCCTGATAGCGATGCAGGACCTGATTTTCACGATACTTCTTTACCGAACCAGTCAACATAAGTTGCTTCCATGTATCCATTTCATCACCTTCCTCCACTATAGCATCCCACGGATCCGAATTCGTTTTCACACGCAGAAAATGCCAGGCCCTTTACTGAACCTGGCATTCCTCTTATTGCGATGGAAGCGTCTCATCTAACCTTGTTGCAGCAACCACCCCAGCAAGGAATGGAAGCAACGCGACAAGTCCGATTGCCCATTCAACGCTTAATAAATCGGTGAGTAGACCGGCGAATAGTGCACCGAATGCATACCCACTGTCTCGCCAAAAGCGATAAACACCCATGGCTGAAGCACGCCAAGCTGGGCCTGCGACGTCGCTAATCGACGCTTGCAACGTCGGGTACACCATGGCGGTCCCGAGCCCTAATAGAACGGCGGCAATCACCCATAAGCTGTACCCATTCACAGTTAAGACCATCCATAACGAAAACGCTTGAAGCCACATCCCTCCAACAATGAGCTTCTTCCTTCCTATGCGGTCGCTTATGGTGCCCGTGAAGAGCTGGAAGAAGCCCCAAGCAGCGGGATACACCGCCACTATCAGGCCAATCTCGCTTACAGATAGTCCGACTCCTGTAAAGAACAGCGGGAAGAGCCCCCAAGCCATACCATCTTTAAGGTTCGTGCTTAAGCCGGCGAACGTATTGCTCGACAAGTTTTTATTCCCATACGTTGTGAGCTTGAACACCTCTCGGGCTGGCTTTTTCTCCTCACTCTTAGTGGACAACTGCGCTTGAGCTTTCATATGAGCGCTCGTATCCGTGATGAATAGCGATAATAAGAAGCCAATGACCACGATGACAATGCCTACATAGAATGGTTCAGGGCGATTCGAGAAATTTGTCGCAATTAACCCTGATAAAGCCGCCATTGCCGCGACCCCGATATAGCCAGCGAACTCATTCATTCCCACCGCAAAGCCTCTTTCTGCCGGCTTTGCCAAGTCTATCTTCATGTTCACTGTCATCGACCAAGCAAGACCTTGATTCAAGCCAAGGAAGATGTTCGCAACGACGACCATCCACCACGCATCTGCGAAAATGACGAGCAATGGCACAACAATTCCGAAGCCCCAGCCAATTAGAAGCACCTTTTTCCTACCTAATCGATCGGCGATGGCACCTGCAAAGTAATTGACGATGGCTTTCGAGAAGCCAAAGCTAATAATAAAGGATAAGGCCGCACTAGCAGAGGCTAATCCAAAGTCTTCCTCTCCGATGACAGGAAGAACAGTTCGCTCTAACCCGACCATGGAACCTACGAAGAAATTTGTTAACACGAGCATGATAAAATTTAACAGGTTTTCCTTTATACCAATTTGTACTGATTTCACTTCATCTACCTCCCGCACAATAAACCCCGTTGGGTATATTGTATCAAAAGGCAATCGATTCTATCCACATAAAAAACCAGACCTGCTAAAAGGTCTGGTTACAAAGATTTAACCTATGAAATGAATGACATAACCGCCAACGACACCAAGGATCACAATCATCCACGCGGGCACCTTCCACATGTTTAAGAGCGCAAATAAGATTGCACCTAATGCGAAATCAGAAGCATCCAAGATTGAGCTTTTGAGGACGGGGTCGTAGAATGCAGCAAGGAGAATTCCAACCACACTTGCATTCACACCCATAAGGACACCTTGGAATGATTTCTTCTGGCGTAAGGTATTTAGGAACGGCAACGCCGCAATGATGAGTAAGAATGATGGCAAGAACATGCCAACTGTCGCTACGATTGCGCCAATTACACCTTCCATCATTGTTCCCAAGTAACTGGAGAACGTGAAGAGCGGTCCAGGTACGGCTTGCGCCATCCCATACCCCGCAAGGAATTCATCTGGTGAGAGGAACCCTTGTGGCACCACTTCACGCTCGAGCATCGGCAAGACGACGTGGCCCCCGCCGAATACAAGAGAACCAACACGGAAGAAGATATCGAAGATTGTTAACAACGGATGTTCAACGAAGCGGGTCACAATGGGTAAGGATACGAGCAATAAGATCAGTACACTAAGAGAAGTGATTCCCGCTTTCTTCGAGATAGAAATTTCAAATGGCTGCACCTTCGTCTCTGCTTTATCTTTGAAGAGCCAAAGTCCAACAAGTCCTGCCGTTAGAATGATTAAGATTTGCACCCAAGCGGATGGGAATAAGAGCATAACGGTCGCTGCCACAAGAGCGAACGCCTTTCGCGTCAGATCTGGTGTTAACTTCTTGCCAAGTCCGATTAACGCATGCAAGACAACAGCTGCTGCGACGACCTTCAAGCTGTGGATAAATATCGCATCATCAAGCGTTAGTGTCTGGTACAACATGGCGAAGACGACAAGTACAAGAATAGATGGCACAGTAAATCCGAACCATGAGACAAGTCCTCCGAGTATGCCACCACGGAGCATCCCGATTGAAATTCCAACCTGGGAACTAGCCGGTCCAGGGAGGAACTGACACAACGCAATGATGTCTGCATAGGTCTTGTCATCGAGCCATTTGCGACGGTCGATGTATTCATCTTTGAAATAAGCTAAGTGAGCAACAGGCCCACCGAATGATGTTAAGCCAAGCTTAGTTGACGCTAGTAAGATTTCTAGTAACGTCTTTAGTTTCTGCAATGGTCTCCCTCTCTTCTATTTGATTTCTTTGAACAGCTCGTACGCTTTTGCACGCGCTTCAACGAGCACCTCTTCCCCTTTGTCAGTGGAGCGGTAGTACTTACGGATTTTCCCGTCTACGTTCACTTCTTCTTTAGATAAGAGTCCGTCCACCTCCATGTTGTGAAGAATGGGATAGAGCGTCCCCGGGCTTATGTCGTACCCATGCTCCCGAAGCTCCTCCAACATCCACGTTCCATAAATCGGCTCTTCGCCCGCATGATGAAGAATGTGAATGTGGATGAAGCCATGGAATAACTTCCGTAACACCTTGTTATCCAAGCTTGTACTCCTCTCGTTATCGAGTTTCGTTATCGAACTCCGATAACGATTATAGAGGATGGTTTCATGTCATGCAATCGTCAAAAGTTTAAGAGTTTGTAAAGACGCTTTTTCAGTTATAAAGTGATTGACATTCCCTATATGTTCCTGTAAATTACTCAATGTACGAACAATTATTAAAGTAAGCAATTTCAATATTCGCTTTTTAGGAGTGTTCACCATGGAAAATGTATTTGATTACGAAGATATTCAACTAATTCCCGCGAAATGTGTCGTAAACAGTCGTTCAGAATGTGATACGTCCATTACACTAGGCGGTTATACATTTAAGCTTCCAGTTGTCCCAGCTAACATGCAGACCATTATCGACGAGAAGATTGCGACTTTCTTAGCCGAAAGAGGTTACTTCTATGTCATGCACCGCTTCGAACCAGAGACGCGCGTTGATTTCATTAAAGAAATGCAAAGTCGTGGATTGATTGCATCCATTAGTGTAGGCGTTAAAGAAGAAGAGTACGACTTTGTTAAACAATTGGCAGAAGCACGCCTTGTTCCTGAATTCATTACAATCGACATTGCGCACGGCCACTCCAACGCCGTCATCTCTATGATTCAGCATATTAAAGAATACTTGCCAAGTAGCTTCGTCATTGCAGGGAACGTCGGCACACCTGAAGCCGTACGTGAACTTGAGAACGCAGGCGCAGACGCTACGAAAGTCGGCATCGGCCCTGGTAAAGTGTGCATCACAAAGATTAAAACCGGATTCGGCACAGGCGGCTGGCAGCTCGCAGCGCTTCGCTGGTGTGCGAAAGCTGCTTCTAAACCAATTATCGCAGACGGTGGGATCCGTACACACGGAGATATCGCGAAGTCCATCCGCTTTGGTGCATCCATGGTCATGATTGGCTCCCTATTCGCTGGGCACGAAGAATCTCCAGGCGAAACAACAGAAGTCGACGGCAGACTCGTAAAAGAATACTTCGGATCCGCATCCGAATTCCAAAAAGGTGAAAAGAAAAACGTAGAAGGCAAGAAAATGTACGTAGAACACAAAGGAAACCTAGCCGACACTCTTACAGAAATGGAACAAGACCTTCAATCTGCTATCTCTTATGCAGGTGGAACGAAGCTTGAAACCATCCGTACAGTCGACTACGTAGTCGTGAAGAACTCCATCTTTAACGGCGATAAAGTCTATTAAGAAGAAAAGACGAGCCCATTGCGGCTCGTCTTTTTTGTGGGACGGGGGGACAGGTTATTTGTCCCACCCCTATCATGAGTGCGCCCGGGACGATGAACCTGTCCCTCTGTCCCCCATCGTTTTTGGAATAAGCCCTGCAATACCGAATATATATCTTCAAATGCTTATTTTTTTGGGAGGGCTTACAGATGAAGCTGTTCTTGAAGATTACGGTATATGTAGTTTCTGCTTTCATCTTATTCATGGTAGGTTTCGGAATTGGTATGAGTGGAAATAAGGCAATCATTGATGAGAAGAAGATGACCATATCAGAATTGGATGAAGAAATTGAAGGGTTGCAGAAAAATAAATCACAAGCTGAGGAAGAGCTAGAGTCACTCTCAAAGGACAAGACGGATACAGAAGCACTCATTTCTAAGAAAGATGAGACTGCTGAGCAGCTGGCAGAATTAGAAGCAAAACTCGCTGATGTGCAAGCTACCCTTGATAAAGAATTAGAAGAAGGTCGTAAAGAAGCAGATGAGAAACTAGCTGATTTAACTGCGCAAATCGAGGAGAAGCAAGGAGAGCTGAATACTGTAACAGAGGCACTCTCTGTCGCACAAGGAAAGCTACAAGAAACAGGAGACGACCCTATCGAACTATCTGCCGGTTACTATACAGTAGGTACAGATCTGCCTTCCGGAAGATATACGGCTACCCCAATCGGAGAAGGGAGCAACTTATTCGTAAACGATGGCCTAAAGGTGAATACCATTCTCGGAGACGGCACGTGGGGAGAACCTTCCTACACCTTCTCTGTATCAGAAGGAGACACCATCCAAACAGAAGCTAGAATACTGCTAACACCAGTAGAGTAATGGTATGGGGGACGGGTTCATGCTTACATGTGTCAAACGAGAAATTTGTCCCCATCCTACCTATTTATGTTAAATTATGTAGTGGATTCGCCCATCACCTTACTTAATTTACAGAAAGAAGGAGTGCCCACTACTGTATACTTATCGTTTCTACAATGTCTTCTCAACGAAAGCTTCACCGATTGTCGACGACACGAACCGCACGATAGGTTCCGTTGCGAGATACTACGAAAGCTCCAGTAAGAGAATCGTAGATAAGCTACTAAAAGGACGAATATTTGTGAATTACCAAGTGACTGATGCTAACCAGCAAGTTGTTTTCTTATCAAAGAAAGCTACAAATCCATTCAATAGAAGACAATACCACCTCTCCTACTTTAAGAACAATGAAGAACACAACGTCCATCTTATTGACCAGAAGACCTTTGACCTCGGTGAAACCACGACGTTTGATTACAACGGTGGCACGTATGAGCTGATTAAGCAGCCTCTCGAGAAAGCCATCATTAAGAAGGATGGCACCCTTGTCGCAGAATGGGATAACACGATGTCGGTTCCCTCTAAAGCTCACTTTGAACTAAGAGATGAGGACTATAAAGAGGATGAACTATTCTTCTTGGGCGTATTTCACACCTATTTCCACGCTGGATGAGGAAAGGATACAATCCTTTCCAACATCCACCTTCTATTCACCCTCACCGAGCATACGAATGGTAGAAGAACTGGACAATTCCCCTTTCCAACTCATCAATATACCTAGAATAAGAGACAGGCTGTGCGTAAATAACATCTTCATTGACTTGATCATAGTCGATATGCCACACAAAATCTGGTGTTGGCAATAAGAAGATAACTTGTTCCATGACTGACTGGTCTTCAACATAGTTAGAATGCATGAACGAAAGGTTATCAAGCTCTTGACTGTTTTGAAGGAACGCTTTCGCAAATGCACGCATTGTCAAATCAGCAGCATCATCCTTTACTAAAGCTTCTAGCACCGAAGGGTCTGTGGTATGAATGTCATCAAAGTCTGAACTCGATAATTGAAGAGGGTTCACCTCAATCCCCTCTTGCTCCAATTCATTGCCGCTACCAGTCGAGAAGAAATCCTTTACTAATTCTCCAAACGGATGAGTTATTGTAGTATAACGAAACTTATGTAACTTGCCTTCTACCCGCTGAATCAGTACTTGCTCATGACTCGTATAGTGAAGGAGCAGCACACTTCTGTCCCGCATCCGAACGGCACGAGCCTTTCTCTCTGCTTGAACTAAGTCTTGCACCAAAGCTTTAACATCTTCACGTACCTCTCCATCATCGTCAATCGCCCAGAAACCTTTCTGTGCTAATGAAGAAGAAGCTTCTTGAATAAACCGATTAAGTTCTTCTTCATTCGTAAGTAAACTCTGTTCATTCAGAATTTGACTCGCAAGGTCTTCGTAACCCGTCAGAATGAACGTAGCTACTAGTTCGTTGGTTGTTAGAGTTAAGTTGACTTCATTTGTCTTTGCCACTATAACCACTCCATTTCTTATTCTTTACTCACCAAACGTTATAATAAAGCCACTCGCCATCCATACGATATAGGCTACAAATAGAAGGGCAAGTAACTTATTAACGACGTAAGGTAATACCGAAAGCTCTAGTTGGATTCTGTAATTTACGTTGCTTGTTATTAATGCGACATATTTATACACATAATCGTGCACCGTTTGAGCTTCCCCATAAACATTAAGTTCATAACTATATATGATTGCCGGATGTAGAAGGAGAGACACAGTTGCCAACACCCCATTAAAAACAAAAATTACTAAGATAATCGTACTTGGAAATGGAACGATGGGGATAAAGATACAAGAAAAAAGAGTTAGAGCAACAACACATATCCCCATTCCCCAGATTTCTTTCGGTTCCTTCCAATTTATATGAATTTTTTTATTTCTATTAGGACTTGGCTTAAAAAGGGCTATTATGGTTCCAAAAGCGATAAACAACACAGAAAAAAACAAAAGGATGTAGATCGTATTAATGCTTCCCTCTTCCCAATCATCAATATTCACAATAGTCCCCATGAAAAATACAAGAAAATATAAATGTACTTTAAAGAAAAATCTAGTAGCTCTCTTGAAGCTAATTTTTTTATTTCTTAGA belongs to Pontibacillus halophilus JSM 076056 = DSM 19796 and includes:
- a CDS encoding MATE family efflux transporter, encoding MNETHDLLRNQPVRRVFFHYFIPSLFGLMLMSVNILIDGIFVGNGVGSVALGSVNLAMPVFSLLLSISLWIGIGGGTLYSMHVGSGADTEARSVFSLSVFTTVVLVLLIGGVGYFNVGEIAGILGANEDTLPYVIDYLAIMFLFGWLMALQQLISIFVRNDGSPRLSMISLAVTAVSNIGLNYYMIFVLELGVKGAAIGTVIAEGIGLLVILTHFMKKGTKLRAFAFRWSWKSLRSIFSIGFPSYLAEMGMLVFVTGYNLAVVGLAGTEGVAAFSVINYLHGFMFLSFFGIESALQPMISFYYGARQSDRIKRSVEIGERAALILGVSLFAIGLLAAPLLITLFGLESQAIKDLAIQGIRLFFIAYLFMGFNFIYMTYFQSIGQIRPSIFIIVLRSFILMLFFLWILPKGFGISGVWLSVPVAEALVAIGLFVTVRKRVRSGVYHQRPTTNEMNG
- a CDS encoding MerR family transcriptional regulator; this encodes MKRQFKVGEVSKLFMIPQSTLRYYDEIGLFQPSETDPENQYRYYSVDQFVVLDTIIFLRKNGFTLKDIKAQLDQRTPQNTKVLLEKKLQEVQEEIQRMKRVAMKIEGKLSTIDEGLELVEEPGLFIKYYPRRPITFLYYNEPIDLIDELGDLYVQEMEQLSSPSMEYNGFFSGDIGTMVDEASLDGRTRLKYKGVFELHHGEAWKEEQAYLEEGWYACYPYKGSYASIKEGYDTLLHELEREAYERIGPLIEIAMLDDSIVLDPEDYVTVIAVRISR
- a CDS encoding barstar family protein, which encodes MDTWKQLMLTGSVKKYRENQVLHRYQEELMNEGFTVYTFDCRLWDECNYHRDLATTLHFPDYYGNNLHALHDCLTELEAEGGGILLVFTHYDRFAEQFPPVAHAILDTIQAAAWELLLEQVKLVAFVQMSEEDLPFEQLGVRHAEWNDAEFL
- a CDS encoding MFS transporter is translated as MKSVQIGIKENLLNFIMLVLTNFFVGSMVGLERTVLPVIGEEDFGLASASAALSFIISFGFSKAIVNYFAGAIADRLGRKKVLLIGWGFGIVVPLLVIFADAWWMVVVANIFLGLNQGLAWSMTVNMKIDLAKPAERGFAVGMNEFAGYIGVAAMAALSGLIATNFSNRPEPFYVGIVIVVIGFLLSLFITDTSAHMKAQAQLSTKSEEKKPAREVFKLTTYGNKNLSSNTFAGLSTNLKDGMAWGLFPLFFTGVGLSVSEIGLIVAVYPAAWGFFQLFTGTISDRIGRKKLIVGGMWLQAFSLWMVLTVNGYSLWVIAAVLLGLGTAMVYPTLQASISDVAGPAWRASAMGVYRFWRDSGYAFGALFAGLLTDLLSVEWAIGLVALLPFLAGVVAATRLDETLPSQ
- the chrA gene encoding chromate efflux transporter is translated as MQKLKTLLEILLASTKLGLTSFGGPVAHLAYFKDEYIDRRKWLDDKTYADIIALCQFLPGPASSQVGISIGMLRGGILGGLVSWFGFTVPSILVLVVFAMLYQTLTLDDAIFIHSLKVVAAAVVLHALIGLGKKLTPDLTRKAFALVAATVMLLFPSAWVQILIILTAGLVGLWLFKDKAETKVQPFEISISKKAGITSLSVLILLLVSLPIVTRFVEHPLLTIFDIFFRVGSLVFGGGHVVLPMLEREVVPQGFLSPDEFLAGYGMAQAVPGPLFTFSSYLGTMMEGVIGAIVATVGMFLPSFLLIIAALPFLNTLRQKKSFQGVLMGVNASVVGILLAAFYDPVLKSSILDASDFALGAILFALLNMWKVPAWMIVILGVVGGYVIHFIG
- a CDS encoding PadR family transcriptional regulator produces the protein MDNKVLRKLFHGFIHIHILHHAGEEPIYGTWMLEELREHGYDISPGTLYPILHNMEVDGLLSKEEVNVDGKIRKYYRSTDKGEEVLVEARAKAYELFKEIK
- the guaC gene encoding GMP reductase, which encodes MENVFDYEDIQLIPAKCVVNSRSECDTSITLGGYTFKLPVVPANMQTIIDEKIATFLAERGYFYVMHRFEPETRVDFIKEMQSRGLIASISVGVKEEEYDFVKQLAEARLVPEFITIDIAHGHSNAVISMIQHIKEYLPSSFVIAGNVGTPEAVRELENAGADATKVGIGPGKVCITKIKTGFGTGGWQLAALRWCAKAASKPIIADGGIRTHGDIAKSIRFGASMVMIGSLFAGHEESPGETTEVDGRLVKEYFGSASEFQKGEKKNVEGKKMYVEHKGNLADTLTEMEQDLQSAISYAGGTKLETIRTVDYVVVKNSIFNGDKVY
- a CDS encoding tubby C-terminal domain-like protein; protein product: MYTYRFYNVFSTKASPIVDDTNRTIGSVARYYESSSKRIVDKLLKGRIFVNYQVTDANQQVVFLSKKATNPFNRRQYHLSYFKNNEEHNVHLIDQKTFDLGETTTFDYNGGTYELIKQPLEKAIIKKDGTLVAEWDNTMSVPSKAHFELRDEDYKEDELFFLGVFHTYFHAG